A stretch of Rhinoderma darwinii isolate aRhiDar2 chromosome 4, aRhiDar2.hap1, whole genome shotgun sequence DNA encodes these proteins:
- the ZNF395 gene encoding zinc finger protein 395, protein MASMLSKRLGKRSLLGARVCAPILATDGMSMEGPGDLTGGSHLGVYDGGCLEENPYPSGNLLPSRFKLYPGQKVYITHNGKECAGLVEQHNHVDDEVKVFVFEVGLHLCRKTEDVRLAETPKTMSLPMEQVMSGCLATSSSAAQRMVSRSIDVPKRRSDAVDMDEMMAAMVLTSLSCSPIVQSPPCSDILPAPPVACDLWKESGDVSDSSSTTSGHWSGECGASTPSPPHTEASPKYTSEVFSASHVDEGFETDPDPFLLDEPAPRKRKNSVKVMYKCLWPNCGKLLRSIVGIKRHVKTQHLGDGMDSDQRKREEDFYYTEVQMKEESEVESTPMSPSAATAPLLIQPVTAKLETPALEVPYVESPLPSALSQSAPGSFWHIQADHAYQALPSIQIPVSPHIFTSISWAAAPPTLPALSPIRSRSLSFSEQQQQTPSIKSQLIVASPPRASNGSRKVRGEAKKCRKVYGIEHRDQWCTACRWKKACQRFLD, encoded by the exons ATGGCAAGCATGCTTTCCAAACGTCTTGGTAAGCGGTCTCTCCTTGGCGCCAGGGTCTGCGCCCCGATTTTGGCCACAGATGGCATGTCTATGGAAGGACCCGGGGACCTGACCGGAGGGTCTCATCTTGGCGTTTACGACGGCGGATGTCTTGAGGAAAACCCTTATCCTTCTGGAAATCTGCTTCCTAGTCGCTTCAAACTATATCCAGGCCAGAAG GTTTACATTACACACAATGGTAAGGAGTGCGCTGGTTTGGTGGAGCAGCACAACCACGTGGATGATGAGGTGAAGGTGTTCGTGTTTGAGGTTGGACTTCACCTGTGCCGAAAAACGGAAGATGTGCGCCTTGCAGAGACCCCAAAAACGATGAGCCTCCCCATGGAGCAGGTCATGTCCGGCTGTCTCGCGACTTCGTCCAGCGCAGCCCAGAGAATGGTGTCTCGCAGCATTGATGTTCCAAAGAG GCGCTCGGATGCGGTGGACATGGATGAAATGATGGCGGCGATGGTCCTCACCAGCCTGTCCTGCAGCCCCATCGTACAGAGCCCACCCTGCAGTGACATCCTCCCCG CTCCTCCAGTCGCCTGTGACTTATGGAAGGAAAGTGGCGACGTGTCTGACAGCAGCAGCACCACCAGCGGGCACTGGAGCGGGGAATGTGGCGCCTCCACCCCATCCCCTCCTCACACCGAAGCCAGCCCCAAGTATACAAGCGAGGTATTCAGCGCCTCCCACGTGGATGAAGGATTTGAGACTGACCCCGATCCCTTCCTTCTGGATGAACCGGCCCCTCGGAAGAGGAAG AACTCGGTGAAGGTGATGTACAAGTGTCTGTGGCCAAACTGCGGAAAGCTGCTGCGTTCCATCGTTGGTATTAAACGCCACGTGAAGACTCAACATCTGGG AGATGGTATGGATTCTGACCAGCGTAAGAGAGAAGAGGATTTCTACTACACCGAGGTCCAAATGAAGGAGGAATCTGAGGTGGAGAGCACTCCTATGAGCCCCAGCGCTGCTACCGCCCCCCTTCTCATTCAGCCTGTGACAGCCAAGCTGGAGACCCCGGCCCTAGAGGTGCCCTATGTGGAGTCCCCATTACCCAGTGCCCTCAGTCAGTCTGCTCCAGGCTCCTTCTGGCACATCCAGGCCGATCACGCTTACCAG GCGCTGCCCTCCATCCAGATCCCAGTTTCCCCTCACATTTTTACCAGCATAAGCTGGGCCGCTGCCCCTCCTACGCTCCCAGCCCTCTCCCCA ATCAGAAGCCGATCGCTCAGTTTCAGTGAACAGCAGCAGCAAACTCCATCCATAAAGTCCCAGCTGATCGTGGCCTCTCCACCCAGAGCGAGTAACGGCAGCAG gaaaGTTCGTGGTGAGGCAAAGAAATGCCGTAAAGTATATGGCATCGAACACCGGGACCAGTGGTGCACCGCCTGCCGGTGGAAAAAGGCCTGTCAGAGGTTCCTCGACTGA